From a single Aggregatilinea lenta genomic region:
- a CDS encoding helix-turn-helix domain-containing protein: MSFSDFAARLRQQSTDRAESARPPRSMDDVHLLRARILGVLIRDARQTARLPLDECAAQIGVDKETLLRWEFGQAMPSLPQIELLAYALDVPVAHFWGTQTLSELSTRRAVDRQQYVLLRDRLIGAMVRAARQKHSLTAEQIAAEAGLPVPRLLAYEMGEQPIPLPILVTLAHVCQLNLSAFLEGSSRIGSALALREDVEHYRALAEDVRHFVALPVNQSYLELAMRLSALSTSELRGVAEAILNITL, from the coding sequence ATGAGCTTCAGCGATTTCGCTGCGCGCCTGCGCCAGCAGTCCACCGACCGCGCCGAATCCGCTCGCCCGCCGCGCAGCATGGACGACGTTCACCTGCTGCGCGCGCGTATTCTCGGCGTGCTGATCCGCGACGCGCGCCAGACGGCCCGGCTGCCCCTCGACGAGTGCGCGGCGCAAATCGGCGTGGACAAAGAGACGCTGCTGCGCTGGGAGTTCGGGCAGGCGATGCCCAGCCTGCCGCAGATCGAGCTGCTGGCGTACGCGCTCGACGTGCCGGTCGCACACTTCTGGGGCACGCAGACCCTCTCCGAGCTAAGCACCCGGCGCGCGGTGGATCGCCAGCAGTACGTGCTGCTGCGGGACCGCCTGATCGGGGCGATGGTGCGCGCCGCGCGGCAGAAGCACAGCCTGACTGCCGAGCAGATCGCCGCCGAGGCGGGCCTGCCCGTGCCGCGCCTGCTTGCGTACGAAATGGGCGAGCAGCCGATCCCCCTGCCCATCCTGGTCACGCTGGCTCACGTCTGCCAGTTGAACCTCTCCGCCTTCCTCGAAGGCAGCAGCCGCATCGGCAGCGCCCTCGCGTTGCGCGAGGACGTCGAGCACTACCGCGCCCTGGCTGAGGACGTGCGCCACTTCGTCGCGCTGCCGGTCAACCAGTCGTACCTGGAGCTGGCAATGCGCCTGTCGGCGCTGTCCACGTCGGAGCTGCGCGGCGTCGCGGAAGCAATCCTGAACATCACGCTGTAA
- a CDS encoding nucleotidyltransferase family protein, protein MATTLQSPCWTANQILCILRAHSTELRQMGVRRIGLFGSFRHDISDDESDIDLLAKLAHPSFDRYMAVRFYLEELLGRDVDLVLENGLNPKALNDILPDAVIIDSL, encoded by the coding sequence GTGGCTACCACACTTCAATCGCCGTGCTGGACGGCGAATCAAATCCTGTGCATTCTGCGCGCCCATTCTACCGAGCTGCGCCAGATGGGCGTGCGCCGGATCGGGCTGTTCGGCTCGTTCCGGCACGACATCTCCGACGACGAGAGCGATATCGATCTGTTGGCGAAACTCGCCCACCCGTCGTTCGACCGTTATATGGCTGTACGATTCTACCTGGAAGAGCTGCTGGGGCGTGATGTAGATCTCGTGCTCGAAAACGGACTGAATCCTAAGGCACTGAACGACATCCTGCCCGACGCGGTCATCATCGACTCGCTGTAA
- a CDS encoding serine/threonine-protein kinase — protein MPPAHGDPLPESIGPYTVLDRIGAGGMASIYRATHRDDGREVALKVLAVHLAANTATRRRFEREASTLLRLQHPHILPVYDIGETDGTPYFAMRLLSGRTLDDRLHEGTLTADEAANILSQLASALDFAHEQGIIHRDVKPGNILVDDEGTLYLADFGVARLMGGDAHTSMTGDFIGTATYASPEQCRSETITPASDLYSLGVLTFQMLAGAPPFSGANIIALIKQHLDAPVPDPCAYNPELPPDAGSVLAKALAKQPEDRYSTAAAFSQAMDRALGRVERPDGIDDANWLFEGHPVPPAPPLEPDREPDGPEPDVNHAIDADADTDGPPDMRVLGTRPLAGHGPGWLRLGVYASLVVSVIGLVVAAAILTVRVLDDGPALGGITHDAALGVTVHYPAAWHVATTRADLLFAPRGPSLILSDRSVPPEGPYDAATLVIVVQRLDPASVFGVPAACRSEIAQGPREAFDCARARGAIVPTYDRFETPAGRGIRLSGTLPPTRATYPIVLLSTGQDDAWLAVIVVHWNGYPGARNLLDRIARSIELAS, from the coding sequence ATGCCGCCCGCCCACGGCGACCCGCTGCCTGAGTCCATCGGGCCATATACCGTGCTGGACCGCATCGGCGCGGGCGGCATGGCAAGCATCTACCGCGCGACCCACCGCGACGATGGGCGCGAGGTCGCGCTCAAGGTGCTGGCGGTGCATCTGGCAGCCAACACCGCCACGCGCCGCCGCTTTGAACGGGAGGCCAGCACGCTGCTGCGCCTCCAGCATCCCCACATCCTGCCCGTGTACGACATTGGCGAGACGGACGGTACGCCCTACTTCGCCATGCGGCTACTCAGCGGGCGCACGCTGGACGACCGTCTGCACGAGGGCACGCTGACCGCCGATGAGGCCGCGAACATCCTGAGCCAGCTTGCCAGCGCGCTGGACTTCGCGCACGAGCAGGGCATCATTCACCGCGACGTGAAACCGGGTAATATCCTGGTCGACGACGAGGGCACGCTCTACCTGGCCGACTTCGGCGTGGCGCGCCTTATGGGCGGGGACGCACACACCAGCATGACCGGCGACTTCATTGGCACGGCCACCTATGCCTCCCCCGAACAATGCCGCAGCGAGACGATCACCCCGGCCAGCGACCTCTACAGCCTGGGCGTGCTCACCTTCCAGATGCTGGCGGGCGCGCCGCCATTCAGCGGGGCGAACATCATCGCCCTGATCAAGCAGCACCTCGACGCGCCCGTGCCCGATCCATGCGCATATAATCCGGAGCTGCCGCCCGACGCAGGGAGCGTGCTGGCGAAGGCGCTCGCCAAGCAGCCGGAGGATCGCTATTCCACGGCGGCGGCCTTCAGCCAGGCGATGGACCGCGCGCTGGGTCGTGTCGAGCGCCCCGACGGGATCGACGACGCCAACTGGTTGTTCGAGGGCCATCCCGTGCCCCCTGCGCCGCCGCTGGAGCCGGATCGCGAACCGGACGGGCCGGAGCCGGATGTTAATCATGCTATCGACGCTGACGCCGACACCGACGGACCGCCCGACATGCGCGTGCTCGGCACGAGGCCGCTCGCCGGGCACGGACCCGGCTGGTTGCGCCTGGGCGTGTATGCCTCGCTGGTCGTATCCGTGATCGGGTTGGTCGTCGCCGCCGCGATCCTCACCGTACGCGTGCTGGACGACGGTCCGGCGCTGGGTGGAATCACGCACGACGCGGCGCTCGGCGTCACGGTGCATTACCCCGCCGCATGGCATGTCGCCACGACACGCGCCGATCTGCTGTTCGCGCCGCGCGGGCCGTCGCTCATCCTGTCCGACCGATCCGTGCCGCCGGAAGGCCCGTACGACGCGGCGACGCTGGTGATTGTGGTGCAGCGCCTCGACCCGGCCAGCGTGTTCGGCGTGCCTGCCGCCTGCCGGAGCGAAATCGCGCAGGGACCGCGCGAGGCGTTCGACTGTGCGCGGGCGCGCGGCGCGATCGTGCCCACCTACGACCGCTTCGAGACCCCCGCCGGGCGCGGCATCCGGCTGTCCGGCACGCTGCCACCCACCCGCGCCACGTACCCGATCGTGCTGCTATCCACCGGCCAGGACGACGCGTGGCTGGCGGTGATCGTCGTGCACTGGAACGGCTACCCCGGCGCGCGCAACCTGCTGGACCGCATCGCCCGCTCGATCGAACTGGCGTCTTAA
- a CDS encoding alpha/beta hydrolase family protein, producing the protein MSRISPVEIAGPLGTLRGWLHRPAADGPAPAVVMLHGFTGQHVEQDRLFVQAARVLAGLGFAVLRVDFYGSGDSDGDFEQFSIQTELDDAVGLLDWIAAQPGIDPARIGVLGLSLGGCVAALLAGQDPRVKALVLWNAVSLPATHFGEIPLEGPDAYVIGGQRVSAAFLDAFYQLDVTGRLRDYPGPALIVRGTTDDVVPEPEAHALKAALGDRGNLLLIEGAGHTFQHPAWREMLFRHTADWLRTHLGAGS; encoded by the coding sequence ATGAGCCGGATTTCACCCGTCGAGATTGCGGGACCGCTGGGCACGCTGCGCGGCTGGTTGCATCGCCCGGCGGCGGACGGCCCTGCGCCCGCCGTCGTCATGCTGCACGGCTTCACCGGCCAGCACGTCGAGCAGGACCGCCTGTTTGTCCAGGCGGCGCGCGTCCTGGCCGGGCTAGGTTTCGCTGTGCTGCGCGTCGACTTTTACGGATCGGGCGACAGTGATGGCGACTTCGAGCAGTTCTCCATCCAGACCGAGCTGGACGACGCCGTGGGCCTGCTAGACTGGATCGCCGCGCAACCGGGCATCGACCCGGCGCGCATCGGCGTGCTGGGGCTGAGCCTGGGCGGATGCGTCGCGGCACTGCTGGCCGGGCAAGATCCGCGCGTCAAGGCGCTGGTGCTGTGGAACGCGGTCAGCCTCCCGGCAACGCACTTCGGCGAGATTCCGCTCGAAGGACCGGACGCCTACGTGATCGGCGGGCAGCGCGTCAGCGCGGCCTTCCTGGATGCGTTCTACCAGCTCGACGTCACCGGGCGGCTGCGAGACTATCCTGGCCCGGCTCTGATCGTGCGCGGCACCACCGACGACGTTGTCCCCGAACCGGAAGCGCACGCGCTGAAGGCCGCACTGGGCGACCGGGGCAACCTACTGCTGATCGAGGGGGCCGGGCACACTTTCCAGCATCCGGCGTGGCGTGAGATGCTGTTCCGCCACACCGCGGACTGGCTGCGCACCCACCTGGGTGCGGGTTCCTGA
- a CDS encoding tetratricopeptide repeat protein, with translation MATANDLKELGIKQFMEQDYEEAAETFRKAIAAYETDGVADMVAEMKVNLGLALHSSGDSESALEPMADAYDTFSEMQDKHRLAQVLGNMARIYAKLDNSEQALTNYREASAMFQEVGDEENYGQTLLAIADLHLRNGNAMLAASVFEMGLDHIEHPTTRQRMMKQLMKVRGRIEGRAGGDSDKIIDGEVKE, from the coding sequence ATGGCAACCGCAAACGACTTGAAAGAACTGGGCATCAAGCAGTTCATGGAACAGGATTACGAAGAGGCCGCCGAAACATTCCGCAAGGCCATCGCCGCCTACGAGACCGACGGCGTGGCGGACATGGTGGCCGAAATGAAGGTCAACCTGGGGCTGGCGCTGCATTCCAGCGGCGACTCTGAATCGGCGCTGGAACCGATGGCCGACGCCTATGACACGTTCAGCGAGATGCAGGACAAGCACCGCCTCGCGCAGGTGTTGGGCAACATGGCCCGCATCTATGCCAAGCTCGACAACTCCGAGCAGGCGCTGACCAACTATCGCGAAGCCTCGGCCATGTTCCAGGAGGTCGGTGACGAGGAGAATTACGGTCAGACGCTGCTGGCCATCGCCGACCTGCACCTGCGCAACGGCAACGCCATGCTGGCCGCGTCCGTGTTCGAGATGGGCCTTGACCACATCGAGCACCCCACCACGCGCCAGCGCATGATGAAGCAGCTCATGAAGGTGCGGGGCCGCATCGAAGGCCGCGCCGGGGGCGACTCTGACAAGATCATCGACGGCGAGGTCAAGGAATGA
- a CDS encoding serine/threonine-protein kinase, producing MQTQSPVRSQIGPYRLSDRLGAGGMGSVYRAYDPQGQRRIALKVLPEHLAANRAVRQRFFREAQLAARLHHRHILPIYDFGEHDGMPYMAMKLLDGGTLDSFVKEGALPLAFVARVLDQIAAALDYAHAHDVVHRDLKPENILFDHEGQAYLADFGIASETQAGDPLAGSGTFMGTAAYASPEQCRGEEPGPASDIYSLGVVLFEMLTGVLPYRGATSLATLRQHIGEPVPNPIGLRPELPVGIDEVMCRALAKSAERRYPTAAALSAAFNDVLRREIGPTVRALIDTPPPGPNPTFENPTEPVASALPDDLLPDLAPTYDVTRPTYATQPARAPLAPPPTHMLVYGDGSFTPRRPAPRSARRAPAPNNVEQIVFVALLTVLAALVIILLVVMATSL from the coding sequence ATGCAAACGCAGTCACCGGTCCGCAGCCAGATCGGCCCCTACCGCCTGTCCGACCGTCTTGGGGCTGGGGGTATGGGCAGCGTCTACCGCGCCTACGATCCCCAGGGCCAGCGGCGCATCGCGTTGAAGGTGCTGCCGGAGCATTTGGCCGCCAACCGCGCCGTGCGCCAGCGCTTCTTCCGCGAGGCGCAGCTCGCTGCCCGGCTGCACCACAGGCACATCCTGCCCATCTACGACTTCGGCGAGCACGACGGTATGCCGTACATGGCGATGAAGCTGCTCGACGGCGGCACGCTCGATTCCTTCGTCAAGGAAGGCGCGCTGCCGCTGGCGTTCGTCGCCCGCGTACTGGACCAAATCGCCGCCGCGCTCGACTACGCCCACGCGCACGACGTCGTGCACCGCGACCTCAAGCCCGAAAACATCCTCTTCGACCACGAAGGCCAGGCCTATCTGGCCGACTTCGGCATCGCCAGCGAAACGCAGGCCGGCGATCCGCTGGCGGGCAGCGGCACGTTCATGGGCACGGCAGCCTACGCCTCGCCCGAACAATGCCGGGGTGAGGAGCCGGGGCCTGCGTCGGACATTTACTCGCTGGGCGTCGTGCTGTTTGAGATGCTGACCGGCGTGCTGCCCTATCGCGGCGCAACCTCACTCGCCACGCTGCGCCAGCACATCGGCGAACCGGTGCCCAACCCGATCGGCCTGCGGCCTGAGCTGCCGGTGGGCATCGACGAGGTCATGTGCCGCGCGCTGGCGAAGTCCGCCGAGCGGCGCTATCCCACCGCCGCAGCGCTCAGCGCAGCCTTCAACGACGTGCTGCGCCGCGAAATCGGCCCGACGGTACGCGCCTTGATCGATACGCCGCCGCCCGGCCCCAATCCGACCTTCGAAAACCCGACCGAGCCGGTCGCGTCCGCCCTGCCCGACGACCTGCTGCCCGATCTCGCCCCTACCTACGACGTCACACGGCCTACGTATGCAACACAGCCCGCCCGCGCGCCGCTCGCCCCGCCGCCCACGCACATGCTGGTCTACGGTGACGGCAGCTTCACGCCACGACGCCCCGCCCCGCGCAGCGCCCGCCGCGCCCCCGCGCCCAACAACGTGGAGCAGATCGTCTTCGTCGCGCTGCTCACAGTGCTGGCCGCTCTTGTTATAATCTTGCTGGTGGTCATGGCAACCAGTCTTTAG
- a CDS encoding ABC transporter permease, giving the protein MTHWFDVFLYELRQQVRRKSYLFVTFGIPLLVAVAFMGYQAYQDANDSGDEAEQPSSSLTEEINGTDQVIGLVDLTPDRLFPPPESYNATPDMCDASNVTALAPAIVQRLTSPGCMTGLIRGYASVELGKTALEANEIDVLYVVEPDYADTGEVSEYMTGFSMDAANTDQYVENFVLASLLQHADPDTYQTLYFRLRAPATVQEHRLDQTAATNAENENQSFVLVYAFGIILSMSIFYGGGYVMQSVVLEKESRIIEIMLSSVRPLPLLVGKVLAMGTLSLIQVVTLAGTFMVLGGRAGSVIESLGDITVRADAVVLLVVYFVLGYLLFGSAMAAIGAMSTTARESQNYVTFVTLPAMIPFFAMSVLVEEPNGTLARALSMIPLTAPMSMGMRVAVIEVPAVQLIISLLLLIVSVVFMFWAAARIFRVNVLLSGSMPKLRDIPKLIRG; this is encoded by the coding sequence ATGACTCACTGGTTTGATGTCTTTCTGTACGAGCTGCGGCAGCAGGTTCGCCGCAAGTCGTATTTGTTCGTTACGTTCGGCATCCCGCTCCTGGTTGCCGTCGCGTTCATGGGCTATCAGGCCTACCAGGACGCCAACGATTCCGGCGACGAGGCCGAGCAGCCGTCGTCGTCGCTTACCGAGGAGATCAATGGGACCGATCAGGTGATCGGACTCGTGGACCTGACGCCGGATCGCCTCTTCCCGCCGCCGGAGAGCTACAACGCGACGCCCGACATGTGCGACGCGTCGAACGTCACCGCCCTGGCTCCGGCCATCGTCCAGCGCCTCACGTCGCCGGGCTGTATGACCGGCCTCATTCGCGGCTATGCCAGCGTCGAGCTTGGTAAAACAGCGCTGGAGGCGAATGAGATCGACGTGCTGTACGTCGTCGAGCCGGACTACGCGGACACCGGCGAAGTGTCGGAGTACATGACCGGCTTCAGTATGGATGCGGCCAACACGGACCAGTACGTCGAGAACTTCGTGCTGGCCAGTCTGCTCCAACACGCCGACCCGGATACGTACCAGACGCTGTACTTCCGGCTGCGCGCCCCGGCCACCGTGCAGGAGCATCGCCTCGACCAGACGGCTGCGACCAACGCCGAAAACGAGAATCAGAGCTTCGTGCTGGTCTACGCCTTCGGTATCATCCTGTCGATGTCGATTTTCTACGGCGGCGGCTACGTGATGCAGAGCGTTGTGCTGGAGAAAGAATCGCGCATCATCGAGATCATGCTGTCCTCGGTGCGTCCCCTGCCGCTGCTGGTCGGCAAGGTGCTGGCGATGGGCACGCTCTCACTGATCCAGGTCGTCACGCTGGCAGGTACGTTTATGGTGCTCGGCGGGCGGGCGGGCAGCGTGATCGAGAGCCTGGGCGACATCACCGTGCGCGCGGACGCGGTCGTGCTGCTGGTCGTATACTTCGTGCTCGGCTACCTGTTGTTCGGCTCCGCGATGGCAGCCATCGGCGCGATGAGCACCACCGCACGCGAAAGTCAGAACTACGTCACGTTCGTGACGCTGCCCGCGATGATCCCGTTCTTCGCGATGTCGGTCCTCGTGGAGGAGCCAAACGGCACGCTGGCGCGCGCCCTGTCGATGATTCCCCTCACCGCGCCGATGTCGATGGGCATGCGCGTGGCGGTGATCGAAGTGCCCGCCGTGCAGCTCATCATCAGCCTGTTGCTGCTGATCGTGAGCGTCGTGTTTATGTTCTGGGCGGCGGCGCGCATCTTCCGCGTGAACGTGCTGCTGTCAGGCAGCATGCCCAAGCTGCGCGACATCCCCAAGCTGATCCGGGGCTAA
- a CDS encoding glycosyltransferase family 39 protein: MTTRTHPQSPSRWTLWAMLGVLLLASYLRIHGLNDQGLWGDEGWSLWLARGDSLRELTNTMVHDHHGPEYSFMLRAWEWAVGGAVVALRMQAVLFSIASIALLYRIGRALFTPQAGVLAALVFTLLDKQVVLTQEVRDYPMVFFFMMTTVFCYIQWRRHPRRGWAFAYVLSTVLGLYLHYYTYMVNVAIVLHALITLRGREPWRNFIAINAAAVFAFAPWIPIVIYQFTHTPVNVEVLTIHGMPLNWNTLRYLTVESFGTPVALNGMLLFTGALAPMLARTPGVMSRVARDKRLSGALLGVLWFAVPIFFTVGMAPYFPMLTDRNVSVIMVPVALLAGHGLTAFGRFGRGWLVAFMVINGVFTTSSYFVHPPSRAIANDIAARYAADDPVLMDVEGEHAALWYHLKLALPAEAEDQIVSLYDYRKRYGYDFLAYVKAHLDQTDGLWMPYWGEEWKKHDVIDLLAQEGFVRTGTLTYTHAGAPIYVFRYDRASVLDAQITQYGEHITLHKAVPRGAVQQGDTLPVQLWWSADASLDVDYSVSVFLLDSSGVLRAQHDSYPATGNAPTSGWEPGALVFDPHPVALPDDLPPGEYTVGVKVYTYYDGAILPTSDGADYQTIGTVTVAQK, encoded by the coding sequence ATGACCACACGCACACACCCCCAATCGCCTTCCCGCTGGACGCTCTGGGCCATGCTCGGCGTCCTGCTGCTGGCCTCGTACCTGCGCATTCACGGCCTCAACGACCAGGGCCTTTGGGGCGACGAGGGCTGGTCGCTGTGGCTGGCACGCGGCGACAGCCTGCGCGAGCTGACCAACACGATGGTCCACGACCACCACGGACCGGAGTACTCGTTCATGCTGCGCGCCTGGGAATGGGCGGTCGGCGGGGCGGTGGTCGCGCTGCGTATGCAGGCCGTGCTGTTCAGCATCGCCAGCATCGCGCTGCTGTACCGCATCGGGCGCGCCCTGTTCACACCGCAGGCGGGCGTGCTGGCCGCGCTGGTCTTCACCCTGCTCGACAAACAGGTCGTGCTGACGCAAGAAGTCCGCGACTATCCGATGGTCTTCTTCTTTATGATGACCACCGTGTTCTGCTACATCCAATGGCGGCGGCATCCCCGGCGCGGCTGGGCCTTCGCCTACGTGCTGAGTACCGTGCTCGGTCTGTACCTGCACTACTACACCTACATGGTCAACGTCGCCATCGTGCTGCACGCGCTGATCACGCTGCGCGGGCGCGAGCCGTGGCGCAACTTCATCGCCATCAACGCGGCGGCGGTGTTCGCCTTCGCGCCGTGGATTCCCATCGTCATTTACCAATTCACGCACACACCGGTCAACGTGGAAGTGCTGACCATCCATGGCATGCCGCTCAACTGGAATACGCTGCGCTATCTCACGGTCGAGTCGTTCGGCACGCCCGTCGCGCTGAACGGCATGCTGCTGTTCACGGGTGCGCTCGCCCCAATGCTGGCCCGCACGCCGGGCGTGATGTCGCGCGTGGCGCGCGATAAACGGCTCTCCGGCGCGCTGCTGGGCGTGCTGTGGTTCGCCGTGCCGATTTTCTTCACGGTCGGCATGGCCCCCTATTTCCCCATGCTGACCGACCGCAACGTCTCGGTGATCATGGTCCCCGTCGCGCTGCTGGCCGGTCACGGCCTGACCGCCTTTGGACGTTTCGGGCGCGGCTGGCTGGTCGCGTTCATGGTGATCAACGGCGTGTTCACCACCTCATCCTACTTCGTACATCCCCCATCGCGCGCGATAGCGAACGACATCGCCGCGCGTTATGCCGCCGACGATCCGGTGCTGATGGATGTCGAAGGCGAGCACGCCGCGCTGTGGTATCACCTCAAGCTGGCGCTGCCCGCCGAAGCCGAAGACCAGATCGTGTCGCTCTACGACTACCGCAAGCGCTACGGCTACGACTTCCTGGCTTACGTCAAGGCGCACCTGGACCAGACGGACGGCCTGTGGATGCCCTACTGGGGCGAGGAATGGAAGAAGCACGACGTGATCGACCTGCTGGCGCAGGAAGGTTTCGTGCGCACCGGCACGCTGACCTACACCCACGCGGGTGCGCCGATTTACGTCTTCCGCTATGACCGCGCCTCGGTACTGGACGCGCAGATCACGCAGTACGGCGAGCACATCACGCTGCACAAAGCCGTTCCGCGCGGCGCTGTACAACAGGGCGACACGCTGCCCGTGCAGTTGTGGTGGAGCGCCGACGCGTCGCTTGATGTGGATTACAGCGTGTCCGTCTTCCTGCTCGATTCGTCCGGCGTGCTGCGCGCCCAGCACGACAGCTATCCCGCCACCGGGAACGCGCCGACCTCCGGCTGGGAACCGGGCGCGCTGGTCTTCGATCCACATCCGGTCGCGCTGCCGGACGACCTTCCACCCGGCGAGTACACGGTCGGCGTGAAGGTCTACACGTACTATGACGGTGCGATCCTGCCCACCAGCGACGGCGCGGATTACCAGACCATCGGCACGGTGACGGTGGCGCAAAAATGA
- a CDS encoding VOC family protein encodes MLKPVWIEIPVTDLDRALKFYNAVFGLNVSEIMDDGERRTATLFYEHDSASVGVSLNQTANFTPSDHGVYVYLDSGEDLTAPMGRVEAAGGTVLTEKTYMEGAGYYASVLDTEGNVIGLYSAE; translated from the coding sequence ATGCTGAAACCCGTTTGGATTGAAATTCCCGTGACCGATCTCGACCGCGCGCTGAAGTTCTACAACGCTGTGTTTGGCCTGAACGTTTCGGAAATCATGGACGACGGCGAGCGCCGCACCGCGACCCTGTTCTACGAGCACGACAGCGCCAGCGTTGGCGTTTCGCTGAACCAGACTGCGAACTTCACGCCGAGCGACCACGGTGTGTACGTGTACCTGGATTCCGGTGAGGATCTGACCGCGCCAATGGGCCGGGTGGAGGCGGCGGGCGGCACCGTGCTCACCGAAAAGACGTACATGGAAGGCGCGGGCTATTACGCCTCCGTGCTCGACACGGAAGGCAACGTGATTGGCCTGTATTCAGCGGAGTAG
- a CDS encoding ABC transporter permease, translating into MAWNKVKLVLLREYLFNFKRPSFLFTAFGVPALTLVAMFFIIQFTANRETNTDAFQKVGYIDRSGIITEAAPGFETFAPVTDVDVEVPGENATPDEIADYSDTLQQRAEQQLGSGVLDAYFVVPDNYVLTGLVDLYADQNIPEALQNDVEDFMRAQIAARAPDDLAVSADRLADPVDVVLRDIDTDDELGEYAVIGRILLPFLFAFLYFMATNTTAQFLMNGVVEEKENRLMEILATSLRPIELLWGKLLGLGALALTQIVLWVVAGIAIASQFDEAREFIGGGALDAPMLLLFLVVFVLNFALFSAIMLGIGAAVTAEAESRQFASIVTLINVLPIMLLSLYFVNPDGVVPVFFMFFPLTAGVGLIMRIGLTDIPLWQIGISLVIQVVATIVIMWLAAKVFRLGMLMYGKRLTPRALWAALREGSVTLTTATQEMDVLPAGKQKRSMFRR; encoded by the coding sequence ATGGCCTGGAACAAAGTAAAACTCGTGCTCCTGCGCGAGTACCTCTTCAACTTCAAACGGCCCAGCTTCCTGTTCACGGCGTTTGGCGTTCCGGCCCTGACGCTGGTGGCGATGTTTTTCATCATCCAGTTCACGGCCAATCGCGAAACCAACACCGACGCCTTCCAGAAGGTGGGCTACATCGACCGGTCGGGCATCATCACCGAAGCCGCGCCGGGCTTCGAGACGTTCGCCCCGGTCACCGACGTGGACGTGGAGGTGCCCGGCGAGAACGCGACCCCGGACGAGATCGCGGACTACTCCGACACGTTGCAACAACGCGCCGAGCAGCAGCTTGGCAGCGGCGTGCTCGACGCCTACTTCGTCGTACCCGACAACTACGTGCTGACCGGGCTGGTCGATTTGTACGCTGACCAGAACATCCCCGAAGCGCTGCAAAACGATGTGGAAGACTTCATGCGCGCGCAGATCGCGGCCCGCGCGCCGGACGATCTGGCCGTCTCCGCCGACCGTCTCGCCGATCCGGTAGACGTGGTCCTGCGCGACATCGACACGGACGACGAGCTGGGCGAGTACGCCGTCATTGGGCGCATTCTGCTGCCGTTCCTGTTCGCGTTCCTGTACTTCATGGCGACCAATACCACCGCACAGTTCCTGATGAACGGCGTCGTGGAAGAAAAAGAAAATCGCCTGATGGAGATCCTGGCGACCAGCCTGCGGCCCATCGAGCTGCTGTGGGGCAAGCTGCTGGGCCTGGGCGCGCTGGCGCTCACGCAGATCGTGCTGTGGGTGGTGGCGGGTATCGCCATCGCCAGCCAGTTCGACGAGGCACGCGAGTTCATCGGCGGCGGCGCGCTCGACGCGCCCATGCTGCTGCTGTTCCTGGTCGTGTTCGTGCTGAACTTCGCGCTGTTCTCCGCGATTATGCTCGGCATCGGCGCGGCGGTCACCGCCGAGGCGGAAAGCCGCCAGTTCGCAAGCATCGTGACGCTGATCAACGTCCTGCCCATCATGCTGTTGTCGCTCTACTTCGTCAACCCTGACGGGGTTGTGCCCGTGTTCTTCATGTTCTTCCCGCTGACGGCGGGCGTCGGCCTGATCATGCGCATCGGCCTGACCGACATTCCCCTGTGGCAGATCGGGATCAGCCTGGTGATCCAGGTGGTTGCGACGATCGTCATCATGTGGCTGGCGGCAAAGGTCTTCCGCCTGGGCATGCTGATGTACGGCAAGCGCCTGACGCCGCGCGCCCTGTGGGCCGCCCTGCGTGAAGGCAGTGTGACCCTGACCACGGCGACGCAGGAAATGGACGTTCTCCCGGCGGGGAAGCAGAAAAGGAGCATGTTCCGTCGATGA